The following coding sequences lie in one Gadus morhua chromosome 20, gadMor3.0, whole genome shotgun sequence genomic window:
- the tbc1d4 gene encoding TBC1 domain family member 4 isoform X5 produces the protein MYQLSRLLHDYHRRLYTHLEEQEIGPSLYAAPWFLTLFASQFPLGFVSRIFDFLFIRGTEVVFKVALCLLSSHEEEIMECDSFESIVDYLKTTIPSMTEAQMEQTIAKVSEMDISKQLHTYEVEYHVLQDEMVEGGPLAEDSERLEKLEKTNVQLKRQNMELLEKLQAARQKIQTLETNVESFLSRESKMKHSIRSLEQERTSYQKTAERMRSCLPADALADVEMTQIKMGPNGKAKPVAKKP, from the exons ATGTACCAGCTCTCCCGCCTGCTGCACGACTACCACCGCCGGCTGTACACccacctggaggagcaggagatcgGGCCCAGCCTCTACGCCGCGCCCTGGTTCCTCACGCTCTTCGCCTCGCAGTTCCCCCTCGGATTCGTCTCACGCATCTTTG ATTTCCTCTTCATCCGAGGCACGGAGGTGGTGTTCAAGGTGGCGTTGTGCCTCCTCAGCAGCCATGAGGAGGAGATAATGGAGTGTGACAGCTTCGAGAGCATCGTGGACTACCTGAAAACTACGATTCCCAGCATGACCGAGGCACAGATGGAGCAGACCATCGCTAAG gtgtctGAGATGGACATCTCCAAGCAGCTCCACACGTACGAGGTGGAGTACCACGTCCTCCAGGACGAGATGGTGGAGGGCGGGCCCCTGGCGGAGGACTCTGAGCGGCTGGAGAAGCTGGAGAAGACCAACGTCCAGCTGAAGAGGCAGAacatggagctgctggagaagcTGCAG GCGGCGAGGCAGAAGATCCAGACGCTGGAGACGAACGTGGAGAGCTTCCTGTCCCGGGAGAGCAAGATGAAGCACTCCATTCGCTccctggagcaggagaggaCGTCGTACCAGAAGACGGCCGAGCGCATGCGCTCCTGTCTCCCTGCCGACGCCTTGGCAGATGTGGAGATGACCCAGATCAAAATGGGCCCCAACGGAAAAGCCAAACCCGTGGCCAAGAAGCCCTGA